One Sphingobium sp. WTD-1 genomic region harbors:
- a CDS encoding SulP family inorganic anion transporter encodes MTFATSLRREWLSNPRADVLAGIVVALALIPEAIGFSIIAGVDPSVGLFASFSIAVIISLVGGRPGMISAATAAIAVLVLPLIRDHGVQYLFAATILMGLIQGVAGFLKLDLLMQYVSRSVITGFVNALAILIFIAQLPQLTNVGWETYAMVAAGLAIIYLFPRLTKAIPSPLVAIVILTIVSIYAGIKVNTVGDMGKLPSSLPAFGIPQVPFTLETLRIIFPYSLTMAAVGLLESMMTAQIVDDLTDTPSNKRREMKGQGIANFLTGFLGGMGGCAMIGQSVINVKSGGSTRLSTFVSGAFLLFLIVVLGPLVARIPMPALVAVMIMVSIGTFSWGSIRNLKSHPWQSSVVMLVTVLVVVSTHDLAQGVVAGVILSGLFFASKVKRLFDVASELSADGRTRTYRVSGQVFFASSERFADAFDFKEVLDNVVIDLTAAHFWDISAVGSLDKAILKFRREGTHVEVIGLNQASATMVDRFAVHDKPGAEAALGAH; translated from the coding sequence ATGACATTTGCTACTTCGCTTCGACGCGAATGGCTCTCGAACCCGCGCGCCGACGTGCTTGCGGGCATCGTCGTCGCGCTCGCGCTGATCCCGGAGGCCATCGGCTTCTCGATCATTGCCGGCGTCGATCCAAGCGTCGGGCTGTTTGCCTCCTTCTCCATCGCCGTCATCATCTCGCTCGTGGGCGGACGCCCCGGCATGATTTCGGCCGCAACCGCCGCCATTGCGGTTCTTGTCCTGCCGCTGATCCGCGATCACGGCGTCCAGTACCTCTTTGCCGCCACCATCCTCATGGGACTGATCCAGGGCGTCGCCGGCTTCCTGAAGCTCGACCTGCTGATGCAGTATGTGTCACGCTCGGTCATCACCGGCTTCGTCAACGCGCTCGCGATCCTAATCTTCATCGCGCAGCTTCCCCAGCTAACGAACGTCGGGTGGGAAACCTACGCGATGGTCGCGGCGGGCCTGGCGATCATCTACCTGTTCCCGCGTCTGACCAAGGCGATCCCGTCGCCGCTGGTCGCGATCGTGATCCTGACGATCGTCTCGATCTATGCCGGCATCAAGGTCAACACGGTGGGCGATATGGGCAAGCTGCCCTCGTCGCTGCCAGCGTTCGGCATCCCACAGGTGCCGTTCACGCTGGAAACGCTGCGCATCATTTTCCCCTATTCGCTGACGATGGCGGCGGTTGGCCTGCTGGAATCGATGATGACCGCGCAGATCGTCGATGATCTGACCGACACGCCATCGAACAAGCGCCGCGAGATGAAGGGGCAGGGTATCGCCAATTTTCTGACCGGCTTCCTCGGCGGGATGGGCGGCTGCGCCATGATCGGGCAGTCGGTCATCAACGTGAAGTCGGGCGGCTCCACCCGCCTTTCCACCTTTGTGTCGGGCGCGTTCCTGCTGTTCCTGATCGTCGTACTGGGGCCGCTGGTCGCCCGCATTCCGATGCCGGCGCTGGTCGCGGTGATGATTATGGTGTCGATCGGCACCTTCTCCTGGGGATCGATCAGGAACCTCAAGAGCCATCCGTGGCAGTCGTCGGTTGTCATGCTGGTGACGGTGCTGGTTGTCGTCTCGACGCACGATCTGGCGCAAGGCGTGGTCGCAGGCGTGATCCTGTCCGGTCTGTTCTTCGCCAGCAAGGTCAAGCGCCTGTTCGACGTGGCATCCGAGCTGAGCGCGGATGGCAGGACGCGGACCTACCGCGTCTCGGGTCAGGTGTTCTTCGCCTCGTCCGAGCGGTTCGCCGACGCCTTCGACTTCAAGGAGGTGCTGGACAATGTGGTCATCGACCTGACCGCCGCGCACTTCTGGGACATTTCGGCGGTGGGGAGCCTCGACAAGGCGATCCTCAAGTTCCGCCGCGAAGGCACCCATGTCGAGGTCATCGGCCTCAATCAGGCGAGCGCGACGATGGTCGATCGCTTCGCCGTCCATGACAAGCCCGGCGCCGAAGCAGCGCTCGGCGCCCACTGA
- a CDS encoding conjugal transfer protein TraD translates to MRKVRDYDAELKALGDKARALKAKKVQQLGELVTSTGADALDPDMLAGVLLAAVGSANAEEKEAWRSRGAAFFQGRGRKAWRRTGGDGEGGKQTGASEEQA, encoded by the coding sequence ATGCGCAAGGTCCGCGACTATGACGCCGAGTTGAAGGCGCTGGGCGACAAGGCCCGCGCGCTCAAGGCGAAGAAGGTGCAGCAACTAGGCGAGCTGGTCACGTCCACCGGGGCAGATGCGCTCGATCCCGACATGCTGGCGGGCGTGCTGCTCGCCGCCGTGGGATCGGCTAACGCGGAAGAAAAGGAGGCGTGGCGCTCGCGGGGCGCGGCCTTCTTTCAGGGGCGCGGGCGCAAGGCTTGGCGACGCACTGGCGGCGACGGCGAAGGCGGCAAGCAAACTGGCGCAAGCGAGGAACAGGCTTGA
- a CDS encoding helix-turn-helix transcriptional regulator, producing MDIRNLLGANLRHHRLVARLSQEAVAGRMGVDRAYISAVERGVQNVTLLMLWEIAQALDVRPCDLLNESIVQPQSPHDRGEK from the coding sequence ATGGACATCCGCAATCTTCTTGGTGCGAACCTCCGCCATCATCGTCTCGTAGCTCGGTTAAGCCAGGAAGCGGTGGCTGGCCGCATGGGCGTGGATCGTGCTTACATCAGCGCGGTTGAACGCGGCGTGCAGAACGTCACCCTCCTCATGCTGTGGGAGATCGCCCAGGCGCTTGACGTGCGACCATGCGACCTTCTGAATGAAAGCATCGTGCAACCTCAATCACCTCATGATCGCGGTGAAAAATGA
- a CDS encoding conjugal transfer protein TraD — translation MARRERTRHLIELGGLVQKAGLVELADDDRATLYGAMLELAGRVREDKAGDLLVLWKRRGRRAFDAEAEEQEDSQ, via the coding sequence ATGGCCCGACGCGAGCGCACGCGCCATCTCATAGAGTTGGGCGGCCTCGTCCAGAAAGCCGGCCTCGTCGAACTGGCCGACGACGATCGCGCCACCCTCTATGGCGCGATGCTCGAACTGGCTGGACGTGTGCGGGAGGATAAAGCCGGCGATCTGCTGGTGCTCTGGAAGCGGCGTGGGCGTCGCGCATTCGACGCGGAAGCGGAGGAGCAGGAGGACTCGCAATGA
- a CDS encoding TraR/DksA C4-type zinc finger protein codes for MCRIDAALMRIDSGDYGWCVRCGEEIEAKRLDRAPATTMCLACAKEG; via the coding sequence ATGTGCCGCATCGACGCCGCACTGATGCGGATCGACAGCGGCGATTATGGCTGGTGCGTCCGCTGTGGTGAGGAAATCGAGGCCAAGCGCCTCGATCGTGCGCCCGCGACGACGATGTGCCTCGCCTGCGCCAAGGAGGGCTAG
- the traA gene encoding Ti-type conjugative transfer relaxase TraA, whose translation MAIYHFSAKVISRANGSSAVASAAYRAAERLHDDRLGRDHDFSNKAGVVHSEIMLPDGAPERLNDRATLWNEVEGAEKRKDAQLAREVEFSIPRELNQQQGIQLAREFVEKQFVERGMVADMNVHWDMGQDGQPKPHAHVMLSMREVGPEGFGQKVREWNSTALLQEWREAWADHVNERLAELDIDARIDHRTLEAQGIDLEPQHKIGPAASRMSEQGLEAERVEDHARIARENGEKIIANPQIALDAITRQQATFTRRDLAQFAFRHSDGKDQFDQVMSAVRTSPELVALGKDGRGEDRFTSREMIETEQRLERAGDRLADRGRHGLPATSLQNGGRDAAGSDGLMLGDQQRDALAHITGKNDLAIVVGYAGTGKSTMLGVARDEWERAGYQVRGAALSGIAAEGLEGGSGIQSRTIASMEYQWGQGRELLGPRDVLVIDEAGMIGTRQMERVLSEAERAGAKVVLVGDAEQLQAIEAGAAFRALAERHGAAEINEVRRQHEDWQRDATRALATGRTGEAIHAYEQHGMVHAAETREAARAELIDTWDAQRRADPDKTRIILTHTNAEVRDLNQAARDRLRDAGELGQDVRISAERGARDFASGDRIMFLKNERGMGVKNGTLGKVERVSPDSMAVRLDDGRQVAFDLKDYAHVDHGYAATIHKSQGVTVDQGHVLATPGMDRHSAYVALSRHRDGVQLHYGRDDFADDRRLVRTLGRERAKDMASDYPMYRDRDAEAQSFADRRGLSGEIRVADAPERKGVEILAPRAGTSRQMGEDSRPRDIGDGRGAGEAKAAVERQPRRGMFDGFRPRPPERTGERTAEPVQGAKEKAAPKRGMFDGLKLPSRTPAPTPAKETPARAEQGHTHDFRRAVERASRSAEAVLQAHASGGPVLEHQKVALERAGQALDQLRAGASRDLASAMQRDPALLREAAAGRSGPMIEAMAQEARVRADPHLRADRFVERWQQLSQDRDRLYRAGDMTGREKAGKEMAGMAKSLERDPQVESILRNRTRELGLEIGMSRGRDMGGGELGRQLTQELGIDRDRGMSR comes from the coding sequence ATGGCGATCTACCATTTCTCGGCCAAGGTCATCAGCCGCGCCAACGGATCGAGTGCCGTTGCGAGCGCGGCCTATCGTGCGGCGGAACGACTGCACGATGACCGACTCGGGCGCGACCATGATTTCTCGAACAAGGCCGGCGTCGTCCATTCGGAAATCATGCTGCCCGATGGTGCGCCAGAGCGTTTAAACGATCGCGCGACCTTGTGGAACGAGGTCGAAGGGGCTGAGAAACGCAAGGACGCGCAGTTGGCGCGCGAGGTGGAGTTCTCGATTCCGCGCGAGCTGAACCAGCAACAGGGCATCCAGCTCGCCCGCGAGTTTGTCGAAAAGCAGTTCGTGGAACGCGGCATGGTCGCGGACATGAATGTGCATTGGGACATGGGGCAGGACGGGCAACCAAAGCCGCACGCGCATGTCATGCTGTCGATGCGCGAGGTAGGGCCGGAGGGCTTCGGCCAAAAGGTGCGCGAGTGGAACAGCACGGCGCTCTTGCAGGAATGGCGCGAGGCGTGGGCCGATCACGTCAACGAGCGCCTGGCCGAGCTGGATATTGATGCCCGCATAGATCATCGCACGTTGGAGGCGCAGGGGATCGACCTTGAGCCGCAACACAAGATCGGGCCGGCGGCGTCGCGGATGTCCGAACAGGGGCTTGAGGCCGAGCGGGTCGAGGACCATGCCCGGATCGCGCGCGAGAATGGCGAGAAGATCATCGCCAATCCGCAAATCGCGCTCGATGCGATCACCCGGCAACAGGCGACGTTCACGCGGCGCGACCTGGCGCAGTTCGCGTTCCGGCATAGCGACGGCAAGGACCAGTTCGACCAGGTGATGAGCGCGGTGCGGACCTCGCCCGAGCTGGTGGCGCTGGGGAAGGACGGGCGCGGCGAGGATCGGTTCACGTCGCGCGAGATGATCGAGACGGAGCAGCGGTTGGAGCGCGCCGGCGATCGGCTTGCCGATCGGGGCAGGCATGGTCTCCCGGCAACGTCGCTGCAAAATGGGGGGCGGGACGCTGCCGGGAGTGATGGCCTGATGTTGGGGGACCAGCAACGGGACGCGCTGGCGCATATCACCGGCAAGAACGACCTGGCAATCGTCGTCGGCTATGCCGGCACCGGCAAATCGACCATGTTGGGCGTGGCGCGCGACGAATGGGAGCGCGCCGGCTATCAGGTGCGCGGCGCGGCGCTGTCGGGGATCGCGGCCGAGGGTTTGGAAGGTGGCTCCGGCATCCAGTCGCGCACGATCGCCAGCATGGAATATCAATGGGGCCAGGGCCGCGAGCTGCTAGGCCCGCGCGACGTGCTGGTGATCGACGAGGCCGGCATGATCGGCACGCGCCAGATGGAGCGCGTGCTTAGCGAGGCCGAGCGGGCAGGGGCCAAGGTCGTTCTAGTCGGCGACGCCGAGCAGTTGCAGGCGATCGAGGCCGGCGCGGCGTTCCGCGCGCTCGCCGAGCGTCACGGCGCGGCCGAGATCAACGAGGTTCGCCGGCAGCATGAGGACTGGCAGCGCGACGCCACGCGGGCGCTGGCGACGGGCCGCACCGGCGAGGCGATCCATGCCTATGAGCAGCACGGCATGGTCCACGCGGCCGAGACGCGCGAGGCTGCGCGGGCCGAGCTGATCGACACATGGGACGCGCAGCGCCGCGCCGATCCGGACAAGACCCGGATCATCCTCACCCACACCAATGCCGAGGTGCGCGATTTGAACCAGGCCGCGCGCGATCGGCTGCGCGACGCCGGCGAGTTGGGGCAGGACGTGCGTATATCGGCGGAGCGGGGCGCGCGCGACTTCGCCAGCGGCGACCGCATCATGTTCCTCAAGAACGAGCGCGGCATGGGCGTGAAGAACGGCACGCTGGGGAAAGTCGAGCGCGTGTCGCCCGACAGCATGGCCGTTCGCCTTGACGATGGCCGACAGGTGGCGTTCGACCTGAAAGATTATGCCCATGTCGATCATGGCTATGCCGCGACCATCCACAAATCGCAGGGCGTGACGGTCGATCAGGGGCATGTGCTAGCGACGCCGGGGATGGACCGTCATTCGGCCTATGTGGCGCTGTCGCGGCACCGTGACGGGGTGCAGCTCCATTACGGCCGTGACGACTTCGCCGACGATCGCCGGCTTGTCCGCACGCTGGGGCGCGAGCGGGCGAAGGATATGGCGTCGGATTATCCGATGTATCGGGACCGGGACGCCGAGGCACAGTCGTTCGCCGATCGGCGGGGATTGTCGGGCGAGATCCGCGTTGCGGATGCGCCCGAGCGGAAGGGCGTGGAAATCCTCGCGCCCCGCGCGGGAACCTCACGCCAGATGGGCGAGGATTCGCGCCCGCGTGATATTGGCGACGGCCGCGGCGCTGGCGAGGCGAAGGCCGCGGTCGAGCGACAACCGCGGCGGGGAATGTTCGACGGTTTTCGGCCGCGCCCGCCCGAACGGACTGGCGAGCGGACGGCCGAGCCGGTGCAGGGCGCGAAGGAAAAGGCGGCTCCCAAGCGCGGCATGTTCGACGGGCTGAAACTCCCATCGCGCACGCCGGCGCCGACGCCGGCGAAAGAAACGCCAGCGCGTGCCGAGCAGGGCCATACCCATGATTTTCGCCGCGCGGTCGAGCGAGCCTCGCGATCGGCCGAGGCGGTGTTGCAGGCGCACGCATCAGGCGGGCCGGTGCTGGAACATCAGAAGGTCGCGCTCGAGCGCGCAGGGCAAGCGCTGGACCAGCTCAGGGCGGGAGCCTCGCGCGACCTCGCATCGGCGATGCAGCGCGATCCGGCATTGCTCCGCGAGGCGGCGGCGGGCCGCAGCGGGCCGATGATCGAGGCGATGGCGCAGGAGGCCCGCGTGCGCGCCGATCCCCATTTGCGCGCTGATCGGTTCGTGGAACGCTGGCAACAGCTCTCTCAGGACCGCGACCGGCTTTATCGCGCCGGTGACATGACGGGCCGCGAGAAGGCTGGCAAGGAGATGGCGGGCATGGCGAAAAGCCTTGAGCGCGATCCCCAGGTGGAATCGATCCTGCGTAATCGCACCCGCGAGCTGGGGCTTGAGATCGGCATGAGCCGGGGCCGTGATATGGGCGGCGGCGAGCTGGGCCGCCAGTTGACGCAGGAGCTTGGCATAGACCGTGACCGGGGAATGAGCCGCTAG
- a CDS encoding universal stress protein gives MNRILACIDASTYATSVVDLAAWAATRLGADVELLHVVQRKDAVASRNDHSGAIGLGVKSELLEELTRIEEAAGRLAIEEGRILLDAGGTRLKEQGITVASMHLHGGIVETIVEREADAALVIIGKRGASGEFATDHIGSKVERVVRASDKPVLIASREAKAPDAVVIAFDNSPAACRAVRHVATSPLFGGLPVHLVMAGPDDGKHRDQLGAAAATLPACSETVLRDGKVDAVIGDHMAAHPGAMLVMGAYGHSPLRTLIVGSTTTTMIRTVRAPVLLVR, from the coding sequence ATGAACCGCATATTGGCCTGTATCGACGCATCCACCTACGCGACCAGCGTCGTCGATCTGGCGGCCTGGGCCGCTACCCGGCTCGGGGCCGATGTCGAGCTGCTGCACGTCGTCCAGCGCAAGGATGCCGTGGCATCGCGCAACGATCATAGCGGCGCGATCGGCCTCGGTGTCAAAAGCGAGCTGCTGGAAGAGCTGACCCGCATCGAGGAAGCGGCGGGGCGTCTTGCCATCGAGGAAGGGCGCATCCTGCTGGACGCAGGCGGCACTCGCTTGAAGGAGCAGGGCATCACGGTCGCGTCGATGCACCTGCATGGAGGGATCGTGGAGACGATCGTCGAGCGTGAAGCCGATGCTGCATTGGTCATCATCGGCAAGCGCGGCGCGTCGGGCGAGTTCGCGACCGACCATATCGGCTCCAAGGTCGAACGGGTCGTGCGTGCCAGCGACAAGCCGGTGCTGATCGCCTCACGCGAAGCCAAGGCACCTGACGCGGTGGTGATCGCCTTCGACAACAGCCCCGCCGCCTGCCGCGCTGTCCGTCATGTCGCTACCTCGCCGCTGTTCGGTGGTTTGCCAGTACACCTTGTCATGGCGGGGCCGGATGATGGCAAACACCGCGACCAGCTCGGCGCAGCGGCAGCAACGCTGCCCGCCTGTTCCGAAACCGTCCTGCGTGACGGCAAGGTCGATGCGGTGATCGGCGATCATATGGCGGCGCATCCCGGCGCGATGCTGGTGATGGGTGCCTATGGACACTCGCCGCTTCGCACCCTGATCGTCGGCAGCACGACGACAACGATGATCCGCACCGTTCGCGCCCCGGTACTGTTGGTACGCTGA
- a CDS encoding type IV secretory system conjugative DNA transfer family protein: MQAPTPKGENARVTARTRATKGKVWCLDPFGVSGQPAARYNPLDRLDPESLDLAEDAMTLADALVHDSAGQGGEAHWNEEAKALIAGLILYGVVHEDRERRTLATVRDYLTLAPKDFADLLARMQDSHGAGGLIARAANRHLGKSDREAAGVLSSAQRHTHFLDSPRIVASTSASDFTFAGLKEGVSTVFLCLPPDRLDAYSRWLRLLIAQALTDMARSAVKPARPVLFLLDEFAALGRLEPVERAMGLMAGYGLQLWPILQDMHQLRALYGERAGTFLSNAGVLQAFGVNDHATAELLSKSMGQETLEFRTAGYSETHGSIFERAKHTRSTSTQVSARNLMNPDEIMRMGPDEQLLLIQGKDPLRVQKIRYYDQREFAGSFDQA, encoded by the coding sequence TTGCAAGCGCCTACACCTAAGGGCGAGAACGCCCGCGTCACCGCCCGCACCCGCGCCACCAAGGGCAAGGTCTGGTGCCTCGATCCCTTCGGCGTCTCCGGGCAACCCGCCGCCCGCTATAATCCGCTCGACCGGCTAGACCCGGAAAGCCTCGATCTGGCTGAAGACGCCATGACGCTGGCCGATGCTCTGGTCCACGATTCCGCAGGGCAAGGCGGCGAGGCGCATTGGAACGAGGAAGCCAAGGCGCTGATCGCGGGCCTGATCCTCTATGGCGTGGTCCACGAGGATCGCGAGCGCCGCACCCTGGCGACGGTGCGCGACTATCTCACGCTCGCACCCAAGGATTTTGCCGATCTGCTCGCCCGCATGCAGGACAGCCACGGCGCCGGCGGCCTCATAGCCCGCGCCGCCAACCGCCACCTCGGCAAGTCCGATCGCGAAGCCGCAGGGGTGTTGTCCTCGGCCCAGCGCCATACCCATTTTCTCGACAGCCCCCGCATCGTCGCCAGCACATCGGCCTCTGACTTCACCTTTGCAGGGTTGAAAGAGGGGGTTTCCACGGTGTTTCTCTGTCTGCCCCCCGATCGTCTCGATGCCTATTCGCGCTGGCTGCGCCTGCTGATCGCTCAGGCACTGACCGACATGGCCCGCTCGGCAGTCAAACCGGCGCGGCCCGTCCTTTTCCTGCTCGATGAGTTCGCCGCCCTGGGCAGGCTCGAACCCGTCGAGCGCGCCATGGGGCTGATGGCCGGATACGGGCTGCAGCTCTGGCCCATCCTGCAGGATATGCACCAGTTGCGCGCCCTCTATGGCGAGCGCGCGGGCACCTTCCTGTCGAATGCCGGGGTGTTGCAGGCGTTCGGGGTGAACGACCACGCGACCGCCGAGCTGCTGTCCAAGTCGATGGGACAGGAAACCCTCGAATTTCGCACGGCGGGGTATTCCGAGACGCATGGCAGCATTTTTGAGCGGGCCAAGCATACCCGCTCGACCAGCACCCAGGTCAGCGCGCGCAACCTCATGAACCCTGACGAAATCATGCGGATGGGGCCGGACGAGCAGTTGCTATTGATCCAGGGCAAGGACCCTCTCCGGGTCCAGAAAATCCGATATTACGACCAGCGCGAGTTCGCGGGCAGCTTCGATCAGGCGTAA
- a CDS encoding IS256-like element ISSpwi2 family transposase, producing MSRRKEPAIPNELLDQLLAGGAASAAFEQGGLLDSLKKALTERALNAEMDHHLAGEDGAGNMRNGYGRKTVMTDTGKLAIDVPRDRQSSFDPQLIAKYQRRFPGFDDKIVSMYARGMSTREITRHLHDLYGIDVSPDLISTVTDAVLDEVATWQQRPLDPVYPLVFFDAIRVKIRDEGMVRNKAIHIALGVRADGAKEVLGLWLEQNEGAKFWLRVMNELRNRGVEDILLAVVDGLKGFPDAITAVFPDAIVQTCIVHLLRNSMDFVSWKDRKNLASALKEIYRATDADAAEKALTAFEAGPWGQRYPAIGQSWRRAWGEVIPFFAFPDEVRRIIYTTNAIEALNSKLRRAVRARGHFPSDEAATKLLYLILNRSEKEWKMPPREWTMAKAQFAVIFGERFIRAMAA from the coding sequence ATGTCACGACGCAAAGAACCTGCCATACCGAATGAGCTTCTCGATCAGCTTTTGGCGGGCGGCGCTGCCAGTGCCGCCTTCGAGCAGGGCGGTCTGCTCGATTCGCTGAAGAAGGCGCTGACAGAGCGTGCCCTGAATGCGGAGATGGATCACCACCTCGCTGGCGAAGACGGCGCCGGCAACATGCGCAACGGCTACGGTCGGAAGACGGTAATGACCGACACCGGCAAGTTGGCGATCGACGTGCCGCGCGATCGCCAGTCGAGCTTCGACCCGCAGTTGATCGCCAAGTATCAACGCCGCTTTCCCGGCTTCGACGACAAGATCGTGTCGATGTACGCGCGCGGCATGAGCACCCGCGAGATCACCAGGCACCTGCACGATCTATACGGCATCGACGTCTCACCCGATTTGATTAGCACGGTGACCGACGCCGTGCTCGATGAGGTCGCCACTTGGCAGCAGCGGCCGCTCGATCCGGTTTACCCGCTGGTCTTCTTCGACGCGATCCGGGTCAAGATCCGCGACGAGGGCATGGTGCGCAACAAGGCGATCCACATTGCGCTGGGCGTCCGCGCCGACGGCGCAAAGGAGGTGCTCGGCTTGTGGCTCGAGCAGAATGAGGGTGCCAAGTTCTGGCTTCGGGTGATGAACGAGCTTCGCAACCGTGGCGTTGAAGACATCCTGCTGGCCGTCGTTGACGGCCTGAAGGGCTTTCCCGATGCGATCACCGCAGTGTTCCCCGATGCGATCGTCCAGACCTGCATCGTTCACCTGCTGCGCAACTCGATGGACTTCGTCTCCTGGAAGGACCGAAAGAACCTCGCCAGCGCGCTCAAGGAGATTTACCGTGCCACCGACGCAGATGCCGCCGAAAAGGCGCTGACAGCATTTGAGGCTGGCCCTTGGGGGCAGCGCTATCCCGCCATCGGCCAGAGCTGGCGGCGCGCCTGGGGCGAGGTGATCCCGTTTTTTGCGTTCCCCGACGAGGTCCGCCGGATCATCTACACTACGAACGCCATCGAAGCTTTGAACTCGAAGCTCAGGCGGGCTGTCAGGGCCAGGGGACACTTCCCCAGCGACGAGGCCGCCACCAAGCTGCTCTACCTGATCTTGAATCGGTCGGAGAAAGAGTGGAAGATGCCACCACGTGAGTGGACCATGGCGAAGGCGCAATTTGCCGTGATCTTCGGCGAACGTTTCATCAGAGCCATGGCGGCCTGA
- a CDS encoding DUF6118 family protein, which produces MQKEDDGFNNSEADGDPAAAFARVEDRLASVHGEVALLRAAIEGLTAARENIEIPDYEPTLERTEKILIALTQRIDPIAKSPLLSMTPDAMAGQIATAASGARREDARLVAEARAGLDQAAREIGNRLASARRGDEQNRWLYVAGVCGVALGLFLYALLAGPIARWTPDSWRWPERMAVRVLDESGPWAAGQRLMQAADPESWALIVAASPLTDANRETVQKCREQAEKAEKPVRCTIEVKAGK; this is translated from the coding sequence ATGCAGAAAGAGGATGATGGTTTCAACAATTCGGAGGCAGACGGCGATCCGGCGGCTGCGTTTGCGCGGGTCGAGGATCGGTTGGCATCGGTGCATGGCGAGGTGGCGTTGCTGCGCGCCGCGATCGAGGGCCTGACCGCCGCGCGCGAGAATATCGAGATTCCCGACTATGAGCCGACGCTGGAACGCACCGAAAAGATATTGATCGCGCTCACCCAGCGGATCGACCCCATCGCCAAAAGCCCGCTCCTGTCGATGACGCCCGATGCCATGGCGGGCCAGATCGCGACGGCGGCGAGCGGTGCGCGCCGCGAGGACGCGCGTCTTGTCGCCGAAGCGCGCGCGGGGCTGGACCAGGCCGCGCGCGAGATTGGCAACCGGCTTGCATCGGCGCGGCGCGGCGACGAGCAAAACCGCTGGCTGTATGTCGCCGGTGTTTGTGGTGTGGCGCTGGGGCTGTTCCTCTACGCCCTGCTCGCCGGCCCGATCGCGCGGTGGACGCCCGATAGCTGGCGCTGGCCCGAGCGCATGGCGGTCCGCGTGCTCGATGAGTCTGGCCCGTGGGCGGCGGGGCAGCGGTTGATGCAGGCGGCCGATCCGGAGAGCTGGGCGCTGATTGTCGCGGCCTCGCCGCTGACGGATGCCAATCGCGAGACGGTGCAGAAATGCCGCGAGCAGGCGGAAAAGGCAGAAAAGCCGGTGCGCTGCACGATTGAGGTGAAGGCCGGCAAATGA
- a CDS encoding cold shock domain-containing protein — protein sequence MPTGTIKYLDRGGAWGFISRDDKQPKVFVHVRAAERAGFTELRRGQRWRFTLVERPKGGLEADDLEMLFDEPPPPGR from the coding sequence ATGCCGACCGGAACGATCAAATACCTCGACCGTGGTGGGGCCTGGGGCTTCATCTCTCGTGACGACAAGCAGCCCAAGGTCTTTGTCCACGTCCGAGCGGCGGAGCGCGCCGGGTTCACTGAGCTACGGCGCGGACAGCGATGGCGCTTCACGCTCGTCGAGCGCCCCAAGGGCGGGCTTGAGGCCGATGATCTGGAAATGCTGTTCGACGAACCGCCCCCGCCCGGACGATAA